From one Dysidea avara chromosome 9, odDysAvar1.4, whole genome shotgun sequence genomic stretch:
- the LOC136267393 gene encoding golgin subfamily A member 2-like isoform X1, whose protein sequence is MNKEEKLKAGNKLFRKYQSKSATKLKTGERATSDKSLSVSMEGLSPPVDNTLPSTRGLREISKELNGMLSQPLRYHNSSPTFLSGGDYSMETTNSHHSLSDTNLSTDLMEEERKLWAAEKKSFQQQIQAHTETMNMLVSEKSSLQAQLNHLQTQLSDKIREHSKSQTELRTYQLQLKTADEEKGQLSTKRSRQEEEMKSLSQQLAQTQHKLQETKYSLDESKQENAEMTSKLTLQAAELLQVQTANAELQAKLNMAELLTQQLSGGGVSSSKSNPSQDQKIQKLTNELEQTKSNVQRVTTERDRALNEVRQLSNTIREQQEQYNQQCMILQQQCAQQQEQLKAAVEKISYLQSEKDTSLAKSSSQLSELQVASQTQEQQLQHEILQLKEQLQQQVLNNSHLSKLNTEQEAVVTKLEGQLSRMKEQSVDNQQLLHTITNDKETISRTVLQNSELKKQLTELQEGFVKMSHQNMELTSELHSEQHKNKQLMELCQKEQEANSQLSQQLISVGDEMKQQHQQQEQSSSHDTTDFMGDLSNEDEGLTFSLPPAISSTPSPTGEQEVLRQVQAERDALAARLDALTEEHSRIVNQQQDRTELDDDHNQTTGDGDSSSTSGVLTWEQLTPQNFVQLQNNFAALQERFTQLMTEKADLLDQLQQYEHVNIQLASETETIGEYIVLYQTQRESLKKKFDQKDRFITQLIQDKETLQGKLTELQDLVKRLVNERQSYQPVRPHSVALMTHELDTSDNHNNDLETSKASTPESPPDSLQNTDTDDTTIKHTTNSNTAHKILTLLQEIESDSSHHHQQLIIPCHCCVGELISV, encoded by the exons ATGAATAAAGAAGAAAAGTTGAAAGCCGGCAATAAGCTA TTCCGAAAGTACCAGAGCAAGTCAGCGACCAAGTTAAAAACTGGAGAAAGGGCTACTTCAGATAAAAGTTTATCAGTTTCCATG GAAGGATTGTCTCCACCTGTTGACAATACATTGCCATCGACAAGGGGATTACGAGAAATT TCAAAAGAACTGAATGGGATGTTATCTCAGCCACTGAGGTACCACAATTCCAGCCCCACCTTCCTGTCTGGTGGGGACTACTCCATGGAGACAACTAACAGTCATCACTCACTTAGTGACACTAACCTCTCTACTGATCTGATGGAAGAGGAACGAAAACTGTGGGCTGCTGAAAAGAAATCGTTTCAGCAACAAATAcag GCACACACTGAGACAATGAACATGTTGGTTTCAGAGAAATCATCGCTACAGGCACAACTTAACCACCTACAAACACAACTCTCAGATAAAATCA GAGAGCACAGCAAATCACAGACAGAATTAAGAACATATCAGTTACAGTTGAAAACTGCTGATGAAGAGAAAGGCCAGTTGAGTACAAAGAGATCCAGGCAAGAAGAAGAAATGAAGTCTTTATCACAACAACTAGCACAAACCCAGCACAAGTTACAAGAAACAAA gtACAGTTTGGATGAGAGTAAACAGGAGAATGCTGAAATGACCAGCAAGTTAACACTACAG GCTGCAGAATTGCTACAAGTACAGACAGCTAATGCTGAACTACAAGCCAAGTTGAACATGGCCGAACTATTAACTCAGCAG TTAAGTGGAGGTGGTGTATCAAGTAGCAAGAGTAACCCATCACAGGACCAGAAaatacaaaagttaacaaatgaATTAGAGCAG ACCAAATCTAATGTTCAAAGAGTGACCACTGAGAGAGACAGAGCTCTGAACGAGGTGCGTCAGCTCAGTAACACAATACGAGAGCAACAGGAGCAGTACAATCAGCAG TGCATGATACTCCAGCAGCAGTGTGCACAGCAGCAAGAACAACTTAAAGCAGCTGTAGAAAAGATTTCTTATTTGCAGTCAGAGAAAG ACACCAGTTTGGCTAAGTCTAGTTCACAACTATCAGAACTACAAGTGGCCTCACAGACTCAAGAACAACAGCTACAACATGAGATATTGCAACTGAAGGAACAATTGCAACAACAg GTGTTGAACAATTCTCACTTAAGCAA ACTCAACACTGAACAAGAAGCAGTAGTTACAAAGTTAGAAGGACAATTATCTCGGATGAAGGAACAAAGTGTGGATAATCAACAACTATTACACACTATCACTAATGATAAGGAAACCATCAGCAG GACAGTTTTACAGAATAGTGAGCTTAAGAAGCAGTTGACAGAGCTCCAGGAAGGTTTTGTtaaaatg AGTCACCAGAACATGGAGTTGACTAGTGAGCTACACAGTGAACAACACAAGAACAAACAACTAATGGAATTGTGCCAAAAGGAACAAGAGGCAAATTCGCAATTATCCCAACAG CTTATCTCTGTGGGAGATGAAATGAAACAGCAGCATCAGCAACAGGAGCAATCTTCATCACATGACACAACAGACTTTATGGGTGACCTTTCCAATGAAGATGAAGGACTGACATTTTCATTGCCACCAGCTATCTCATCCACACCTTCCCCCACTGGTGAA CAGGAGGTATTGAGACAGGTACAAGCAGAGAGAGATGCACTAGCAGCCAGACTGGATGCTCTAACAGAAGAACACAGTAGGATAGTAAACCAACAACAAGATAGAACTGAACTTGATGATGACCATAATCAAACTACAGGAGATGGTGACAGTTCATCAACAAGTGGGGTATTAACATGGGAACAACTAACTCCACAAAATTTTGTACAACTTCAAAACAACTTTGCTGCCTTACAA GAACGTTTCACTCAGCTCATGACAGAGAAGGCTGATCTATTAGACCAGTTACAACAGTACGAACATGTTAATATTCAACTAGCCAGTGAAACAGAAACAATTG GTGAGTATATAGTACTGTATCAAACCCAACGTGAATCTTTAAAGAAGAAATTCGATCAGAAGGATCGATTTATTACTCAACTGATTCAGGATAAAGAAACTTTACAG GGTAAACTTACTGAACTACAAGATTTAGTGAAGAGACTAGTCAATGAGCGACAGTCATATCAGCCAGTTAGACCACACTCGGTCGCTTTGATGACACATGAACTGGACACCTCAGACAATCACAACAATGACTTAGAAACAAGCAAGGCCAGCACACCAGAATCACCACCAGACTCGCTACAAAACACTGACACAGATGATACTACTATCAAACACACAACGAACAGTAACACTGCTCATAAAATACTAACACTTCTTCAAGAGATAGAATCAGACAGtagtcatcatcatcaacaatTAATAATTCCATGTCACTGTTGTGTAGGGGAATTGATCAGTGTCTAG
- the LOC136267396 gene encoding calmodulin-A-like, translated as MSTEDHLDQATGGDNVRQCAGLDSKELETAYEVFMNTQGNIPTTELPIIFNTLGISLSENDLEKAIKDAVDNYGEYLERDSFMMYMEQRTHQWPSHLDVIEAFRVFDHEGQGYIKTSQLKKLMQSAQLGVDENAIDALIQDSCPDGGDDISYEYFVDSIRQQTEGKLGDYDTEK; from the exons ATG AGCACTGAGGACCATTTAGATCAGGCCACCGGTGGTGACAATGTACGACAATGTGCAGGCCTAGATTCCAAAG AACTGGAGACAGCTTATGAAGTATTTATGAACACTCAAGGAAACATCCCTACAACTGAGTTACCAATCATCTTCAATACTCTAGGGATCTCACTGTCTGAGAATGATTTAGAAAAGGCTATCAAAGATGCCGTAG ATAATTATGGAGAGTATCTTGAACGTGATTCATTCATGATGTACATGGAGCAGCGTACCCATCAATGGCCATCACATCTTGATGTCATTGAGGCATTCCGAGTGTTTGATCACGAGGGTCAAGGCTACATCAAGACTAGTCAACTGAAGAAATTAATGCAATCAGCCCAACTTGGGGTGGATGAAAATGCCA TTGATGCTCTAATACAAGACTCGTGTCCAGATGGGGGAGATGACATTAGTTATGAAT ATTTTGTCGATTCAATCAGACAACAAACCGAGGGTAAACTAGGAGATTATGACACAGAGAAATAA
- the LOC136267395 gene encoding dehydrogenase/reductase SDR family member 7B-like isoform X2 — translation MEILTFILYHAWGDRGVAKLLLLFGLLVLCYRKYKSWKISRRYKSIESKVILLTGASSGLGEACARVFHAAGAKLILCSRNTEQLERIQFQLTNEAEPVGKVVRFPPQVIHLDLEDSKSIPSKAQQAQDIFGHIDVLINNAGISSRGTAVETDSTVDRRIMEVNFFGPVMLTKCFLPHMIERGSGHIVAVSSVQGKLGMPLRTSYSASKHALQGYCDSLRMELMKYNIQTTVISPGYINTMLSANALTADGSRHQVTDSTTQSGVSPVSVAKKILEAVVYKRRDVVTCSLSTRVALWLHSLCPSVLDTILKKRAGL, via the exons ATGGAGATATTGACGTTCATTTTGTACCACGCGTGGGGAGACAGAGGGGTTGCAAAGCtgttgttactgtttggattACTGGTGTTATGCTACCGAAAGTATAAGTCATGGAAAATCAGTCGAAGATACAAGTCAATCGAAAGCAAAGTGATTCTACTGACAGGAGCAAGTTCTGGCCTGGGAGAAG CCTGTGCTAGGGTGTTTCATGCCGCTGGGGCGAAACTTATCCTGTGCTCCAGAAACACGGAACAACTGGAGAGAATACAGTTTCAGCTGACCAATGAAGCTGAG CCAGTTGGAAAAGTGGTCAGATTTCCACCTCAAGTGATTCACTTAGACCTGGAGGATAGCAAGTCTATTCCATCTAAAGCCCAACAAGCTCAGGACATATTTGGACACATTGATGTCCTCATCAATAATGCTGGCATCAGTTCCCGTGGCACTGCTGTGGAAACAGATTCAACAGTAGACCGTCGAATTATGGAGGTGAATTTCTTCGGTCCAGTGATGCTAACAAAAT GTTTTCTTCCACACATGATTGAAAGAGGTAGTGGACATATTGTAGCTGTTAGTAGCGTACAAGGAAAACTAGGAATGCCATTAAGAACTTCAT ACTCTGCTTCCAAGCATGCACTTCAAGGATACTGTGACTCTCTTAGGATGGAGTTGATGAAGTATAATATACAGACTACAGTAATCTCACCTGGTTATATTAACACTATGTTGTCTGCTAATGCTCTGACGGCTGATGGGTCAAGACATCAAG TTACAGATTCGACTACTCAGTCTGGAGTTAGTCCTGTTTCAGTTGCTAAGAAGATACTTGAAGCAGTTGTGTACAAAAGGAGAGATGTTGTGACATGTTCTCTATCAACAAGAGTAGCACTATGGCTACACTCACTAtgcccaagtgtgctggacACAATTTTAAAGAAAAGAGCTGGCCTGTAA
- the LOC136267394 gene encoding CCA tRNA nucleotidyltransferase 1, mitochondrial-like isoform X1, producing the protein MWTKLPSSLLSVRRISFLACSNSFRVFSDLPMVSRRLNNEHFQQLLTPELKRLGDIFQKRGYQLRLVGGVVRDLLLGNKPKDIDLATECTPEDMVKIFVQENIKYIPTGLQHGTITAHINSTDFEITTLRIDRVTDGRHAVVEFTADWMVDAERRDLTINAMSLGFDGTLYDYFDGEHHLQEKKVIFVGDPVKRIKEDYLRILRYFRFYGRIVPEAGKHDAATLEGIRSTADGLDSISAERIREEMNKIIIGNHAPHLVEVIYKLGVAKHIGLPDNLNHKELNIVWERSRQLPVHPVTMLTSLLDSVDTTWAMMMRWKYSNNETKMAKFVATHRDKAKDPSTTIKYFQNLLVDRIPLDTVTEVLHYAGLGEMAAELQKWQVPLCPINGGHLKKVGIKPGPQFGRILKEITEKWKESYFTLSEEELTQAALKYKHQ; encoded by the exons ATGTGGACAAAATTACCTTCTTCATTATTGTCAGTGCGAAGGATTTCTTTTCTAGCTTGTAGTAATTCATTTCGTGTGTTTTCCGACTTGCCAATGGTGTCTCGGAGGCTGAACAACGAGCATTTCCAGCAGTTGCTTACTCCAGAGCTAAAAAGACTTGGTGACATCTTTCAGAAACGTGGATATCAGCTTCGTTTGGTTGGAGGGGTCGTGAGAGACCTACTACTTGGGAACAAGCCGAAAGATATTGATCTGGCTACGGAATGTACTCCAGAAGACATGGTGAAAATTTTTGTGCAGGAAAATATTAAGTATATACCTACTGGGCTGCAACATGGAACAATCACTGCACACATAAACTCAACAGATTTTGAGATAACCACTTTGAGGATCGATCGTGTAACAGATGGACGTCATGCTGTGGTCGAATTTACTGCAGACTGGATGGTTGATGCCGAGCGAAGGGATTTAACAATCAATGCAATGAGTTTGGGTTTTGATGGTACTCTTTATGACTACTTTGATGGTGAGCAtcatttgcaagaaaagaaggttatttttgtaggtgatcCTGTCAAACGAATCAAAGAAGACTACCTGAGAATCTTGCGGTATTTTAGATTTTACGGACGAATTGTACCAGAAGCTGGTAAACATGATGCTGCCACGTTGGAGGGAATTCGTAGTACAGCAGATGGCCTAGACAGTATTTCTGCTGAGAGAATAAGAGAGGAAATGAATAAGATAATCATTGGAAATCATGCACCTCATCTAGTTGAAGTCATCTACAAACTTGGAGTGGCTAAACATATTG GACTACCGGACAACCTTAACCACAAAGAACTCAACATTGTGTGGGAGAGAAGTAGACAACTTCCTGTTCATCCAGTCACTATGCTCACTAGCCTATTGGACAGTGTAGACACCACATGGGCAATGATGATGAGATGGAAATACTCCAACAATGAAACTAAGATGGCCAAATTTGTTGCCACTCATAGAGACAAAGCCAAAGACCCAAGTACCACCATAAAATATTTCCAAAACTTGTTAGTTGATCGTATACCATTAGACACAGTCACTGAGGTGCTACATTATGCTGGACTTGGTGAGATGGCTGCAGAGTTGCAGAAATGGCAGGTGCCATTGTGCCCCATTAATGGAGGGCATCTCAAGAAAGTTGGGATAAAACCTGGTCCTCAGTTTGGAAGAATACTGAAGGAAATAACTGAGAAATGGAAGGAAAGCTACTTCACTCTCTCTGAAGAAGAACTAACTCAAGCAGCATTGAAATATAAACATCAGTAA
- the LOC136267393 gene encoding golgin subfamily A member 2-like isoform X2: MNKEEKLKAGNKLFRKYQSKSATKLKTGERATSDKSLSVSMSKELNGMLSQPLRYHNSSPTFLSGGDYSMETTNSHHSLSDTNLSTDLMEEERKLWAAEKKSFQQQIQAHTETMNMLVSEKSSLQAQLNHLQTQLSDKIREHSKSQTELRTYQLQLKTADEEKGQLSTKRSRQEEEMKSLSQQLAQTQHKLQETKYSLDESKQENAEMTSKLTLQAAELLQVQTANAELQAKLNMAELLTQQLSGGGVSSSKSNPSQDQKIQKLTNELEQTKSNVQRVTTERDRALNEVRQLSNTIREQQEQYNQQCMILQQQCAQQQEQLKAAVEKISYLQSEKDTSLAKSSSQLSELQVASQTQEQQLQHEILQLKEQLQQQVLNNSHLSKLNTEQEAVVTKLEGQLSRMKEQSVDNQQLLHTITNDKETISRTVLQNSELKKQLTELQEGFVKMSHQNMELTSELHSEQHKNKQLMELCQKEQEANSQLSQQLISVGDEMKQQHQQQEQSSSHDTTDFMGDLSNEDEGLTFSLPPAISSTPSPTGEQEVLRQVQAERDALAARLDALTEEHSRIVNQQQDRTELDDDHNQTTGDGDSSSTSGVLTWEQLTPQNFVQLQNNFAALQERFTQLMTEKADLLDQLQQYEHVNIQLASETETIGEYIVLYQTQRESLKKKFDQKDRFITQLIQDKETLQGKLTELQDLVKRLVNERQSYQPVRPHSVALMTHELDTSDNHNNDLETSKASTPESPPDSLQNTDTDDTTIKHTTNSNTAHKILTLLQEIESDSSHHHQQLIIPCHCCVGELISV, from the exons ATGAATAAAGAAGAAAAGTTGAAAGCCGGCAATAAGCTA TTCCGAAAGTACCAGAGCAAGTCAGCGACCAAGTTAAAAACTGGAGAAAGGGCTACTTCAGATAAAAGTTTATCAGTTTCCATG TCAAAAGAACTGAATGGGATGTTATCTCAGCCACTGAGGTACCACAATTCCAGCCCCACCTTCCTGTCTGGTGGGGACTACTCCATGGAGACAACTAACAGTCATCACTCACTTAGTGACACTAACCTCTCTACTGATCTGATGGAAGAGGAACGAAAACTGTGGGCTGCTGAAAAGAAATCGTTTCAGCAACAAATAcag GCACACACTGAGACAATGAACATGTTGGTTTCAGAGAAATCATCGCTACAGGCACAACTTAACCACCTACAAACACAACTCTCAGATAAAATCA GAGAGCACAGCAAATCACAGACAGAATTAAGAACATATCAGTTACAGTTGAAAACTGCTGATGAAGAGAAAGGCCAGTTGAGTACAAAGAGATCCAGGCAAGAAGAAGAAATGAAGTCTTTATCACAACAACTAGCACAAACCCAGCACAAGTTACAAGAAACAAA gtACAGTTTGGATGAGAGTAAACAGGAGAATGCTGAAATGACCAGCAAGTTAACACTACAG GCTGCAGAATTGCTACAAGTACAGACAGCTAATGCTGAACTACAAGCCAAGTTGAACATGGCCGAACTATTAACTCAGCAG TTAAGTGGAGGTGGTGTATCAAGTAGCAAGAGTAACCCATCACAGGACCAGAAaatacaaaagttaacaaatgaATTAGAGCAG ACCAAATCTAATGTTCAAAGAGTGACCACTGAGAGAGACAGAGCTCTGAACGAGGTGCGTCAGCTCAGTAACACAATACGAGAGCAACAGGAGCAGTACAATCAGCAG TGCATGATACTCCAGCAGCAGTGTGCACAGCAGCAAGAACAACTTAAAGCAGCTGTAGAAAAGATTTCTTATTTGCAGTCAGAGAAAG ACACCAGTTTGGCTAAGTCTAGTTCACAACTATCAGAACTACAAGTGGCCTCACAGACTCAAGAACAACAGCTACAACATGAGATATTGCAACTGAAGGAACAATTGCAACAACAg GTGTTGAACAATTCTCACTTAAGCAA ACTCAACACTGAACAAGAAGCAGTAGTTACAAAGTTAGAAGGACAATTATCTCGGATGAAGGAACAAAGTGTGGATAATCAACAACTATTACACACTATCACTAATGATAAGGAAACCATCAGCAG GACAGTTTTACAGAATAGTGAGCTTAAGAAGCAGTTGACAGAGCTCCAGGAAGGTTTTGTtaaaatg AGTCACCAGAACATGGAGTTGACTAGTGAGCTACACAGTGAACAACACAAGAACAAACAACTAATGGAATTGTGCCAAAAGGAACAAGAGGCAAATTCGCAATTATCCCAACAG CTTATCTCTGTGGGAGATGAAATGAAACAGCAGCATCAGCAACAGGAGCAATCTTCATCACATGACACAACAGACTTTATGGGTGACCTTTCCAATGAAGATGAAGGACTGACATTTTCATTGCCACCAGCTATCTCATCCACACCTTCCCCCACTGGTGAA CAGGAGGTATTGAGACAGGTACAAGCAGAGAGAGATGCACTAGCAGCCAGACTGGATGCTCTAACAGAAGAACACAGTAGGATAGTAAACCAACAACAAGATAGAACTGAACTTGATGATGACCATAATCAAACTACAGGAGATGGTGACAGTTCATCAACAAGTGGGGTATTAACATGGGAACAACTAACTCCACAAAATTTTGTACAACTTCAAAACAACTTTGCTGCCTTACAA GAACGTTTCACTCAGCTCATGACAGAGAAGGCTGATCTATTAGACCAGTTACAACAGTACGAACATGTTAATATTCAACTAGCCAGTGAAACAGAAACAATTG GTGAGTATATAGTACTGTATCAAACCCAACGTGAATCTTTAAAGAAGAAATTCGATCAGAAGGATCGATTTATTACTCAACTGATTCAGGATAAAGAAACTTTACAG GGTAAACTTACTGAACTACAAGATTTAGTGAAGAGACTAGTCAATGAGCGACAGTCATATCAGCCAGTTAGACCACACTCGGTCGCTTTGATGACACATGAACTGGACACCTCAGACAATCACAACAATGACTTAGAAACAAGCAAGGCCAGCACACCAGAATCACCACCAGACTCGCTACAAAACACTGACACAGATGATACTACTATCAAACACACAACGAACAGTAACACTGCTCATAAAATACTAACACTTCTTCAAGAGATAGAATCAGACAGtagtcatcatcatcaacaatTAATAATTCCATGTCACTGTTGTGTAGGGGAATTGATCAGTGTCTAG
- the LOC136267395 gene encoding dehydrogenase/reductase SDR family member 7B-like isoform X1, with protein MEILTFILYHAWGDRGVAKLLLLFGLLVLCYRKYKSWKISRRYKSIESKVILLTGASSGLGEACARVFHAAGAKLILCSRNTEQLERIQFQLTNEAEVYGLKNPVGKVVRFPPQVIHLDLEDSKSIPSKAQQAQDIFGHIDVLINNAGISSRGTAVETDSTVDRRIMEVNFFGPVMLTKCFLPHMIERGSGHIVAVSSVQGKLGMPLRTSYSASKHALQGYCDSLRMELMKYNIQTTVISPGYINTMLSANALTADGSRHQVTDSTTQSGVSPVSVAKKILEAVVYKRRDVVTCSLSTRVALWLHSLCPSVLDTILKKRAGL; from the exons ATGGAGATATTGACGTTCATTTTGTACCACGCGTGGGGAGACAGAGGGGTTGCAAAGCtgttgttactgtttggattACTGGTGTTATGCTACCGAAAGTATAAGTCATGGAAAATCAGTCGAAGATACAAGTCAATCGAAAGCAAAGTGATTCTACTGACAGGAGCAAGTTCTGGCCTGGGAGAAG CCTGTGCTAGGGTGTTTCATGCCGCTGGGGCGAAACTTATCCTGTGCTCCAGAAACACGGAACAACTGGAGAGAATACAGTTTCAGCTGACCAATGAAGCTGAGGTATATGGACTCAAAAAT CCAGTTGGAAAAGTGGTCAGATTTCCACCTCAAGTGATTCACTTAGACCTGGAGGATAGCAAGTCTATTCCATCTAAAGCCCAACAAGCTCAGGACATATTTGGACACATTGATGTCCTCATCAATAATGCTGGCATCAGTTCCCGTGGCACTGCTGTGGAAACAGATTCAACAGTAGACCGTCGAATTATGGAGGTGAATTTCTTCGGTCCAGTGATGCTAACAAAAT GTTTTCTTCCACACATGATTGAAAGAGGTAGTGGACATATTGTAGCTGTTAGTAGCGTACAAGGAAAACTAGGAATGCCATTAAGAACTTCAT ACTCTGCTTCCAAGCATGCACTTCAAGGATACTGTGACTCTCTTAGGATGGAGTTGATGAAGTATAATATACAGACTACAGTAATCTCACCTGGTTATATTAACACTATGTTGTCTGCTAATGCTCTGACGGCTGATGGGTCAAGACATCAAG TTACAGATTCGACTACTCAGTCTGGAGTTAGTCCTGTTTCAGTTGCTAAGAAGATACTTGAAGCAGTTGTGTACAAAAGGAGAGATGTTGTGACATGTTCTCTATCAACAAGAGTAGCACTATGGCTACACTCACTAtgcccaagtgtgctggacACAATTTTAAAGAAAAGAGCTGGCCTGTAA
- the LOC136267394 gene encoding CCA tRNA nucleotidyltransferase 1, mitochondrial-like isoform X2, translating to MWTKLPSSLLSVRRISFLACSNSFRVFSDLPMVSRRLNNEHFQQLLTPELKRLGDIFQKRGYQLRLVGGVVRDLLLGNKPKDIDLATECTPEDMVKIFVQENIKYIPTGLQHGTITAHINSTDFEITTLRIDRVTDGRHAVVEFTADWMVDAERRDLTINAMSLGFDGTLYDYFDGEHHLQEKKVIFVGDPVKRIKEDYLRILRYFRFYGRIVPEAGKHDAATLEGIRSTADGLDSISAERIREEMNKIIIGNHAPHLVEVIYKLGVAKHIGLPDNLNHKELNIVWERSRQLPVHPVTMLTSLLDSVDTTWAMMMRWKYSNNETKMAKFVATHRDKAKDPNTVTEVLHYAGLGEMAAELQKWQVPLCPINGGHLKKVGIKPGPQFGRILKEITEKWKESYFTLSEEELTQAALKYKHQ from the exons ATGTGGACAAAATTACCTTCTTCATTATTGTCAGTGCGAAGGATTTCTTTTCTAGCTTGTAGTAATTCATTTCGTGTGTTTTCCGACTTGCCAATGGTGTCTCGGAGGCTGAACAACGAGCATTTCCAGCAGTTGCTTACTCCAGAGCTAAAAAGACTTGGTGACATCTTTCAGAAACGTGGATATCAGCTTCGTTTGGTTGGAGGGGTCGTGAGAGACCTACTACTTGGGAACAAGCCGAAAGATATTGATCTGGCTACGGAATGTACTCCAGAAGACATGGTGAAAATTTTTGTGCAGGAAAATATTAAGTATATACCTACTGGGCTGCAACATGGAACAATCACTGCACACATAAACTCAACAGATTTTGAGATAACCACTTTGAGGATCGATCGTGTAACAGATGGACGTCATGCTGTGGTCGAATTTACTGCAGACTGGATGGTTGATGCCGAGCGAAGGGATTTAACAATCAATGCAATGAGTTTGGGTTTTGATGGTACTCTTTATGACTACTTTGATGGTGAGCAtcatttgcaagaaaagaaggttatttttgtaggtgatcCTGTCAAACGAATCAAAGAAGACTACCTGAGAATCTTGCGGTATTTTAGATTTTACGGACGAATTGTACCAGAAGCTGGTAAACATGATGCTGCCACGTTGGAGGGAATTCGTAGTACAGCAGATGGCCTAGACAGTATTTCTGCTGAGAGAATAAGAGAGGAAATGAATAAGATAATCATTGGAAATCATGCACCTCATCTAGTTGAAGTCATCTACAAACTTGGAGTGGCTAAACATATTG GACTACCGGACAACCTTAACCACAAAGAACTCAACATTGTGTGGGAGAGAAGTAGACAACTTCCTGTTCATCCAGTCACTATGCTCACTAGCCTATTGGACAGTGTAGACACCACATGGGCAATGATGATGAGATGGAAATACTCCAACAATGAAACTAAGATGGCCAAATTTGTTGCCACTCATAGAGACAAAGCCAAAGACCCAA ACACAGTCACTGAGGTGCTACATTATGCTGGACTTGGTGAGATGGCTGCAGAGTTGCAGAAATGGCAGGTGCCATTGTGCCCCATTAATGGAGGGCATCTCAAGAAAGTTGGGATAAAACCTGGTCCTCAGTTTGGAAGAATACTGAAGGAAATAACTGAGAAATGGAAGGAAAGCTACTTCACTCTCTCTGAAGAAGAACTAACTCAAGCAGCATTGAAATATAAACATCAGTAA